The following proteins are co-located in the Hypomesus transpacificus isolate Combined female chromosome 23, fHypTra1, whole genome shotgun sequence genome:
- the LOC124485530 gene encoding calcium-binding protein 5-like, producing MSLGAACIFLRGGKNIERQLAEDEIEELREAFTEFDKDKDGLISCKDLGNLMRTMGYMPTEMELIELSQNINMNLGGRVDFEDFVELMAPKLLAETAGMIGMKELKDAFKEFDTDGDGEITTEELRSAMTKLMGEHMARREIDAIVQEADNNGDGTVDFEEFVRMMSRQ from the exons GAAAGACaactggcagaggatgaaatTGAAG AGCTGAGGGAGGCGTTCACGGAGTTTGACAAGGACAAGGATGGCCTGATCAGCTGTAAGGACCTGGGGAACCTGATGAGGACCATGGGCTACATGCCCACTGAGATGGAGCTGATTGAGCTGAGCCAGAACATCAACATGAACC TCGGAGGCAGGGTGGACTTCGAGGACTTTGTGGAGCTGATGGCTCCTAAACTGTTGGCGGAGACAGCAGGCATGATTGGGATGAAGGAGCTAAAGGATGCCTTCAAGGAG TTTGACACGGACGGGGATGGGGAGATCACTACGGAGGAGCTCCGCTCCGCCATGACCAAGCTGATGGGGGAGCACATGGCTCGGAGGGAGATCGACGCCATCGTCCAGGAAGCAGACAACAATGGAGACGGAACAGTGGACTTTGAAG AATTTGTAAGAATGATGTCTCGCCAGTGA